The following coding sequences lie in one Ferviditalea candida genomic window:
- the rbfA gene encoding 30S ribosome-binding factor RbfA, which yields MSKIRVGRVGEQIKKELSIILQTEFKDPRIGFVTVTGVDVTNDLSQAKVYLSVLGSDEQKEETLRALAQGKGFLRSEVGRRIRLRHTPELIFKFDTSIEYGSKIEDLLHKINSGETNV from the coding sequence ATGTCCAAAATCCGAGTTGGGAGAGTCGGCGAACAGATCAAGAAAGAACTCAGTATCATCCTGCAAACGGAATTTAAAGACCCTCGAATCGGATTTGTGACCGTTACCGGGGTTGATGTAACGAACGATTTGTCCCAGGCCAAAGTGTATCTCAGCGTACTGGGAAGCGACGAGCAAAAAGAAGAAACGCTAAGAGCGTTGGCCCAGGGCAAAGGCTTTCTGCGTTCCGAGGTGGGGCGCCGCATCCGCTTGCGTCATACGCCGGAGCTTATTTTTAAGTTTGATACGTCGATTGAATACGGAAGCAAAATCGAGGATTTGCTTCATAAAATTAACAGCGGGGAAACGAATGTATGA
- the rnpM gene encoding RNase P modulator RnpM, translating into MKARRVPLRKCVACQEMMPKKELIRIVRTPQEEVMIDLTGKKSGRGAYLCGKVACFKLAKKNRALDKALKHEVSPEIYEQLELDFIRVEDEFHETKDGMDDEG; encoded by the coding sequence TTGAAAGCTAGACGGGTGCCGCTGCGCAAATGCGTGGCCTGTCAGGAAATGATGCCCAAAAAAGAGCTGATTCGAATTGTCAGAACACCGCAGGAAGAAGTCATGATCGACCTGACCGGCAAAAAGTCCGGCAGAGGCGCTTATCTGTGTGGCAAGGTGGCCTGTTTCAAACTGGCTAAAAAGAACAGGGCTCTGGACAAAGCGCTCAAGCACGAGGTCAGCCCGGAAATTTACGAACAGTTGGAGCTTGATTTCATTCGTGTCGAAGATGAATTTCATGAAACCAAAGACGGGATGGATGATGAAGGATAA
- the truB gene encoding tRNA pseudouridine(55) synthase TruB, whose product MDGVIVMMKPAGWTSHDVVAKARRILGIKRIGHTGTLDPEVTGVLPLCIGRATRLVEYIQDLPKEYAAELTIGYATDTEDTSGNIVEKSDRVSVTREKAEAVLRSFVGAIEQTPPMYSAVKVNGKRLYEWARQGKEVERNSRKVHIYEIELLEFQHSFPYPKIRFRVKCSKGTYIRTLCKDIGQALGYPSVMSGLVRTTTGNFRLEQCITIEQLEQIVERGELAASLIPPDQAVKHFPQVTVAEAFVQKALNGQKLPLSALGNFPAEGGKARLYTEQLVFLGIYDIRSEDSAAVPLKLFH is encoded by the coding sequence TTGGACGGGGTAATCGTGATGATGAAGCCTGCCGGATGGACTTCTCACGACGTTGTCGCCAAAGCGAGACGTATATTGGGGATCAAGCGGATCGGGCATACCGGCACATTGGATCCGGAGGTTACAGGTGTGCTGCCGTTGTGCATCGGTCGGGCAACAAGATTGGTCGAATATATTCAAGATCTGCCGAAGGAATATGCCGCCGAGCTGACGATCGGTTATGCCACCGATACGGAAGACACATCGGGGAATATCGTCGAGAAATCGGACCGGGTCTCGGTAACAAGGGAGAAAGCGGAAGCCGTTCTACGGTCGTTCGTCGGTGCAATTGAACAAACTCCGCCCATGTATTCCGCAGTAAAGGTGAACGGGAAAAGATTGTATGAATGGGCCCGCCAAGGCAAAGAAGTGGAGCGAAATTCGCGAAAGGTTCATATCTATGAAATCGAATTACTGGAATTTCAGCATAGCTTTCCATATCCGAAGATCAGATTTCGGGTGAAATGTTCCAAAGGGACTTATATCCGCACTTTGTGCAAAGATATCGGTCAAGCGCTGGGATATCCCTCCGTAATGTCAGGCTTGGTTCGGACGACGACCGGCAATTTCCGCTTGGAGCAATGCATCACCATTGAGCAACTGGAGCAAATCGTTGAAAGAGGCGAGCTTGCCGCCAGTCTGATACCGCCCGATCAAGCGGTCAAGCATTTTCCACAGGTTACTGTCGCAGAAGCTTTTGTGCAAAAAGCGTTGAATGGACAGAAGCTCCCTTTATCGGCATTGGGAAATTTTCCCGCTGAAGGCGGCAAAGCCAGGCTTTATACGGAACAGTTGGTTTTCTTGGGCATATATGATATTCGTTCTGAGGATTCCGCGGCCGTACCTCTGAAACTGTTTCATTAG
- a CDS encoding L7Ae/L30e/S12e/Gadd45 family ribosomal protein, producing MNFMKPKTGWMMKDKLLSYLGLCLKAGKLATGDEGALKAVRSGQARLVLLAEDASENAKKKYRDKCGFYRIPLVEVLSRAELGSSLGKKDRVVVAVLDTGFADLILKSLNRSSEVDKID from the coding sequence ATGAATTTCATGAAACCAAAGACGGGATGGATGATGAAGGATAAATTGCTCTCTTATTTGGGGCTTTGTCTGAAAGCCGGAAAGCTGGCAACGGGAGATGAAGGGGCGCTGAAGGCGGTGCGTTCGGGGCAGGCGCGGCTGGTTCTGTTGGCAGAAGACGCATCTGAGAATGCGAAGAAAAAATACAGGGACAAATGCGGGTTTTACCGCATTCCTCTCGTTGAAGTTTTGAGTCGCGCGGAATTGGGAAGCAGCTTGGGGAAAAAGGATCGGGTAGTCGTAGCCGTACTGGATACCGGATTTGCCGATTTGATCCTGAAGAGCCTGAATAGATCTTCGGAGGTGGATAAGATTGACTAA
- a CDS encoding bifunctional riboflavin kinase/FAD synthetase → MRIIRLTYPFQPKELEFLDSRHILTIGYFDGVHLGHQALINRTKELARLRNLPSSIMTFHPHPREVLGHVKNARYITPFNEKLKQFERLDVDHTFILTFDDVLSKLSPEAFIDQVLIPLRVDSVVVGFNFTFGHLGKGTTDLLRDYAGERFDVSVVRPVHLDDVRVSSTLIREQLHSGHMQTVRDLLGRPYHVTGNVVQGEGRGHTIGIPTANLKLDAPYALPPNGVYAVRVILEGSVYQGVLNIGRKPTFHESFQTSLEVHIFDFSRTIYGQRLDIEFQAFLREERKFASPGQLVEQIRRDMEQAKTLLGSLQ, encoded by the coding sequence TTGAGGATCATCCGATTAACTTATCCTTTTCAACCTAAAGAGCTTGAGTTTCTCGACTCGCGACATATATTAACCATAGGTTATTTTGACGGTGTGCACTTGGGGCATCAGGCATTAATCAACCGGACGAAGGAGTTGGCAAGGCTCCGCAACCTTCCTTCTTCGATTATGACGTTTCATCCCCATCCGAGGGAAGTGCTCGGTCATGTCAAAAATGCCCGTTACATTACGCCGTTTAACGAAAAACTGAAGCAATTTGAGCGTCTGGATGTCGATCATACGTTTATCCTGACGTTTGATGATGTATTGTCAAAGCTGAGTCCCGAGGCATTCATCGATCAGGTCCTCATTCCTTTAAGGGTGGATTCCGTTGTGGTCGGCTTCAATTTCACATTCGGTCATCTGGGAAAAGGGACTACGGATTTGCTGCGTGATTATGCCGGGGAACGCTTTGACGTTTCGGTGGTGCGGCCTGTTCATCTGGACGACGTACGCGTCAGCAGCACGCTGATTCGCGAGCAACTGCACAGCGGCCATATGCAGACAGTCCGCGATTTATTGGGGCGGCCGTATCACGTAACCGGGAACGTGGTGCAGGGTGAAGGCCGCGGACATACGATCGGAATACCGACTGCCAATCTTAAGCTGGACGCACCCTATGCGCTTCCCCCCAACGGCGTTTATGCCGTAAGGGTAATCCTGGAAGGCAGCGTTTATCAGGGTGTTCTGAATATCGGCAGGAAGCCGACTTTTCATGAATCCTTCCAGACCTCGCTGGAAGTGCATATCTTTGATTTTTCCCGGACGATATACGGACAAAGATTGGATATCGAATTTCAAGCCTTCCTCAGGGAAGAACGCAAATTTGCCTCGCCCGGACAGTTGGTCGAACAAATCCGTAGGGATATGGAACAGGCAAAAACACTGCTTGGCAGCCTGCAATGA
- the nusA gene encoding transcription termination factor NusA, with the protein MNMDFFEALSEIEREKGISKDILIEAIEAALISSYKRNFNTAQNVRVDINRQTGSIKVYARKTVVEECLDPRLEISLDTAKEINPNYLLGDIVEIEVTPKDFGRIAAQTAKQVVTQRIREAERGLIYEAFVDKEEDIVTGIVQRQDQRNVYVDLGKVEAILPLNELMPTDRFTHGDRVKAYITKVENTTKGPQILLSRTHPGLLRRLFELEVPEIFDGVVEIRSVAREAGYRSKIAVYSRNPEVDPVGACVGSKGARVQTIVNELNGEKIDIVHWSENVEEYVANSLSPAKVLEVEVMEDQKVARVIVPDYQLSLAIGIRGQNARLAAKLTAWKIDIKSESQAEEELGRLKSDNHQQEPDSNDTFV; encoded by the coding sequence ATGAACATGGATTTTTTTGAAGCGTTGTCGGAAATCGAACGGGAAAAAGGGATCAGTAAAGACATTCTTATTGAGGCGATTGAAGCCGCATTGATTTCCAGCTACAAGCGGAATTTCAACACAGCGCAAAACGTCAGGGTCGATATTAACAGACAAACGGGTTCAATCAAGGTTTACGCAAGAAAAACGGTGGTTGAGGAGTGCCTTGATCCCCGGTTGGAAATTTCTTTGGATACCGCCAAGGAAATCAACCCCAATTATTTATTGGGGGATATCGTGGAAATTGAGGTAACGCCCAAGGACTTTGGAAGAATCGCCGCGCAGACTGCCAAACAGGTAGTCACTCAGCGCATCCGCGAAGCGGAGCGAGGCTTGATTTATGAAGCGTTTGTCGACAAAGAGGAAGATATTGTCACCGGGATTGTCCAAAGGCAGGATCAGCGCAACGTTTATGTCGATCTCGGCAAGGTGGAAGCGATTTTGCCTTTGAACGAACTGATGCCGACAGACCGTTTCACCCATGGAGACCGGGTAAAAGCGTATATTACCAAGGTGGAGAACACGACCAAGGGTCCGCAAATTTTGCTGTCAAGGACTCACCCGGGATTGCTGCGCCGCCTGTTTGAGCTGGAAGTTCCCGAAATCTTCGACGGAGTTGTGGAAATTCGCTCAGTGGCAAGGGAAGCGGGCTATCGTTCCAAAATCGCCGTGTATTCCCGCAATCCTGAGGTCGATCCGGTGGGTGCGTGCGTAGGCAGCAAAGGGGCGCGCGTGCAAACGATCGTCAATGAATTAAATGGCGAAAAAATCGATATTGTGCATTGGTCCGAGAATGTTGAAGAATATGTCGCCAATTCATTGAGCCCGGCAAAGGTGCTGGAAGTCGAGGTCATGGAAGATCAGAAGGTGGCCAGAGTCATTGTTCCTGATTACCAATTGTCGCTTGCCATCGGCATCAGAGGCCAAAACGCACGGCTGGCGGCGAAGCTGACGGCTTGGAAAATTGATATCAAAAGCGAATCGCAGGCCGAAGAGGAGCTTGGCCGGCTCAAATCGGATAATCATCAGCAGGAGCCGGATTCGAACGATACTTTTGTTTGA
- the infB gene encoding translation initiation factor IF-2, whose translation MTKQDNKDKLRVYEYAKSLNMSSKEIITILKRVNIPVNNHMSVMEPEAVEAVERFFHEIKSNAAAKRAANEGGGFTGAKPAKPPQQASAVPTASVRPQQAGAVPTAPVRPPQQAQAAEPQTSVAENNRPGKPDEKTQAFSPSTRSAGQQPSAAKQRQDHNNKPKPATPQRNARQEAVRSKPEHANKQTPPPVSPGKTVVKKDNTFDEEAGVNLNSTKGKTTKKTKSNEKRFDDNRANGSKNIPMKPGGRTHGKGKNKYQQQAPQKPKVDNTPKKIIVRGNMTVGELAKALHKDASEVIKKLLFLGVMATINQELELDAIQLIADEYKVEVEIKIPVDEDNFESVEETDDPADLTERPPVVTIMGHVDHGKTTLLDAIRHTRVTEGEAGGITQHIGAYQVEINGKKITFLDTPGHEAFTTMRARGAQVTDITILVVAADDGVKPQTVEAINHAKAAKVPIIVAVNKIDKPDANPDKVKQELTEYGLVPEEWGGDNIFVNVSAKQRTGINEILEMILLVAEVQELKANPNKRARGTVIEAELDKGRGPVATVLIQSGTLNVGDAFVAGVCFGRVRAMVNDKGRRVKEALPSTPIEITGLTEVPRAGDPFIVFEDERKAREIADRRGIKLRQSELNANKRVTLDDLYQHIKEGEMKGLNVIIKADVQGSVEALKGSLEKIDVEGVRVNILHTGVGAITESDIILASASNAIIIGFNVRPEAAAKAVAEQEKVDIRLHRVIYNVIDEIEAAMKGMLDPEYKENVIGHAEVRNVFKISKVGNIAGCMVTSGKITRSAEVRLIRNGIVVFEGKIDSLKRFKDDAKEVAQGYECGITLDRYNDIKEGDIIEAFVMEAVER comes from the coding sequence TTGACTAAGCAGGATAACAAAGATAAGTTGAGAGTTTATGAATATGCCAAGTCACTGAACATGAGCAGCAAGGAAATCATCACGATCTTAAAAAGAGTGAATATACCTGTGAACAATCATATGAGCGTGATGGAACCGGAAGCGGTGGAAGCGGTGGAACGATTCTTTCATGAAATCAAATCTAACGCGGCTGCGAAACGGGCAGCCAACGAAGGCGGCGGTTTTACGGGGGCGAAGCCGGCAAAGCCGCCGCAGCAGGCAAGCGCTGTTCCGACCGCGTCGGTGAGACCGCAGCAGGCTGGCGCTGTTCCGACTGCGCCGGTGCGGCCGCCGCAGCAGGCGCAGGCAGCCGAACCCCAGACGTCTGTTGCGGAGAACAACAGACCCGGCAAGCCCGATGAAAAAACACAGGCTTTTTCCCCCTCGACCAGATCGGCAGGACAACAACCGTCTGCAGCGAAACAACGCCAGGATCATAATAATAAACCGAAGCCGGCAACGCCGCAAAGAAACGCAAGGCAGGAAGCGGTGCGAAGCAAACCGGAGCATGCTAACAAACAGACGCCTCCCCCTGTTTCTCCGGGGAAAACAGTGGTAAAAAAAGACAATACATTTGATGAAGAAGCCGGAGTAAATTTGAATTCAACCAAGGGAAAAACTACGAAAAAAACGAAATCAAACGAAAAAAGGTTTGACGATAACCGGGCGAACGGATCGAAGAATATTCCGATGAAGCCGGGCGGCAGAACCCATGGTAAAGGAAAGAACAAGTATCAGCAGCAGGCGCCGCAGAAACCGAAGGTCGACAATACTCCGAAAAAAATCATTGTCAGAGGCAATATGACGGTCGGGGAACTGGCCAAGGCCCTGCATAAGGATGCGTCCGAAGTCATTAAAAAGCTGCTATTTCTCGGCGTCATGGCCACGATTAATCAGGAATTGGAGCTGGATGCGATCCAGCTGATAGCAGATGAATATAAAGTGGAAGTCGAAATTAAAATTCCTGTGGATGAGGACAATTTCGAAAGCGTCGAAGAAACCGACGATCCGGCTGATTTGACTGAACGCCCTCCGGTCGTCACGATTATGGGACACGTCGACCACGGGAAAACGACCCTGCTTGACGCGATTCGCCATACCCGCGTGACCGAGGGAGAAGCCGGCGGAATCACACAGCATATCGGCGCTTATCAAGTCGAAATCAACGGCAAAAAAATTACGTTTTTGGATACGCCGGGTCATGAAGCGTTCACGACGATGCGAGCAAGAGGCGCTCAAGTTACGGACATCACGATTCTGGTAGTCGCTGCCGATGACGGCGTCAAGCCGCAGACCGTTGAGGCGATCAACCATGCCAAGGCGGCTAAAGTTCCGATTATCGTTGCGGTAAACAAAATTGACAAGCCGGATGCGAATCCCGATAAAGTCAAGCAGGAGCTTACGGAATATGGTCTGGTTCCCGAAGAATGGGGCGGAGACAACATCTTTGTCAATGTTTCAGCCAAGCAGCGCACCGGAATCAATGAAATTCTGGAAATGATCCTGCTGGTGGCGGAAGTTCAGGAATTGAAGGCTAACCCGAACAAACGCGCCAGAGGAACGGTTATCGAAGCTGAGTTGGATAAAGGCAGAGGGCCAGTCGCCACCGTGCTCATTCAGTCAGGTACGTTGAATGTGGGAGATGCCTTCGTTGCCGGGGTCTGCTTCGGACGCGTCCGGGCAATGGTCAACGACAAGGGCCGAAGAGTCAAAGAGGCGCTGCCTTCCACGCCGATTGAAATTACCGGGCTTACGGAAGTTCCGCGGGCCGGCGATCCGTTCATCGTGTTTGAGGACGAACGCAAAGCCAGGGAAATTGCCGATCGCAGGGGAATCAAGCTGCGTCAATCGGAATTGAACGCCAACAAGCGCGTGACGTTGGACGATCTTTACCAGCACATCAAAGAAGGCGAAATGAAGGGCTTGAATGTCATCATAAAAGCTGACGTTCAGGGTTCCGTCGAAGCTTTGAAGGGTTCATTGGAGAAAATCGATGTTGAAGGCGTCCGCGTCAATATTCTTCACACGGGTGTCGGCGCAATTACGGAGTCGGATATCATTCTGGCCTCGGCCTCCAATGCCATCATTATCGGCTTCAACGTCAGACCGGAAGCCGCAGCCAAAGCGGTGGCCGAACAGGAAAAAGTCGATATCCGTCTGCACAGGGTCATCTACAATGTAATAGATGAAATTGAAGCGGCCATGAAAGGGATGCTCGATCCTGAATATAAGGAAAACGTCATCGGTCATGCAGAGGTCCGCAATGTGTTCAAAATCAGCAAGGTTGGCAACATTGCCGGATGCATGGTCACTTCGGGAAAAATAACCCGATCTGCGGAAGTGCGCTTGATCCGCAACGGAATCGTCGTTTTTGAGGGCAAGATCGATTCCCTGAAGCGCTTCAAGGATGATGCGAAAGAAGTAGCCCAAGGATACGAATGCGGTATCACTTTGGACCGATACAACGATATTAAAGAGGGAGACATTATTGAGGCTTTCGTCATGGAAGCCGTTGAGAGGTGA
- the rimP gene encoding ribosome maturation factor RimP, with amino-acid sequence MSKQTIKSAVEQLVQPIVDAAGFELVDVEYVKEGNNRFLRVYIDKEGGIDIEDCSRVSEALSGKLDEVDPIPDAYILEVSSPGAERPLKKAQDYHKAVGKNVWVTTYEPVDGMKEFEGELLQFDEINLVILAGKKQHVIPFDKIAGARLAIVL; translated from the coding sequence TTGAGTAAGCAGACAATCAAGTCTGCAGTGGAACAATTGGTTCAACCGATTGTGGATGCGGCAGGCTTTGAATTGGTCGACGTGGAGTATGTCAAGGAAGGCAACAACCGTTTCCTGCGGGTTTACATTGATAAAGAAGGCGGCATCGATATCGAGGATTGCAGCAGAGTCAGTGAAGCGTTGAGCGGAAAGCTGGACGAAGTCGATCCGATTCCCGATGCTTATATTCTTGAGGTGTCCTCACCCGGTGCAGAGCGTCCGCTTAAGAAAGCGCAGGACTACCACAAGGCGGTTGGCAAAAACGTATGGGTTACCACATATGAGCCTGTCGACGGAATGAAGGAGTTTGAAGGTGAGCTGCTTCAATTTGATGAAATCAATCTCGTCATTTTGGCGGGCAAGAAACAGCATGTGATTCCGTTTGACAAAATCGCCGGCGCCAGATTGGCGATTGTCTTGTGA
- a CDS encoding DHH family phosphoesterase — MKENVRSSGWSYQEQLKAAGEFILQHDDFLVVSHIQPDGDAVSSTCAVGLLLGKLNKRYTMMNEGAIPDKFHMLDGSDRVIEYASAGPTETYQTVITVDCADFSRVGEVKNLFADQAALLNIDHHPTNDYFGSLQLIKEDAAATCEILYDLIEQLQVDWDKPLAECVYTGLLTDTGGFRYSNTSSKVMEIASRLLGYEVNGHLLAEQLLEKVSLSHILLLKKALHTLSFDKRNQIGYMIVTLEDMRDTQAKTDDFEGLVNYPINIDGVEVGLLFREVDADTVKCSLRSAGKVDVSKLAKEFGGGGHVRAAGTTLRMPLERAVESVIERVKKELP, encoded by the coding sequence ATGAAGGAGAATGTTCGATCGTCGGGATGGTCTTATCAGGAACAGTTGAAGGCAGCGGGTGAATTCATTTTGCAGCACGACGATTTTCTGGTGGTTTCCCATATTCAACCGGACGGGGACGCCGTCAGCTCCACCTGTGCTGTGGGACTGCTTTTGGGAAAATTGAATAAACGTTACACAATGATGAATGAAGGCGCGATACCCGATAAATTCCACATGCTTGATGGAAGCGACCGTGTGATCGAATATGCCTCAGCCGGACCGACGGAGACTTATCAGACCGTGATTACGGTCGATTGTGCGGATTTTTCCAGAGTGGGTGAAGTGAAAAACCTGTTTGCCGATCAAGCGGCTCTCTTGAATATCGATCACCATCCGACGAACGATTATTTTGGGTCCCTGCAGCTGATCAAGGAGGATGCTGCGGCGACCTGTGAAATCCTGTACGACCTGATTGAACAGCTGCAGGTGGACTGGGACAAGCCCTTGGCAGAATGCGTCTATACCGGTTTGCTGACCGATACCGGCGGCTTTCGGTATTCCAATACATCCTCCAAGGTTATGGAAATTGCCTCCAGGCTGCTTGGCTATGAAGTGAATGGCCACCTTCTTGCCGAGCAGCTGCTTGAAAAAGTATCTTTATCGCACATTTTGCTGCTGAAAAAAGCGCTTCATACCTTGTCATTCGATAAGCGCAACCAAATCGGGTACATGATCGTCACACTGGAAGACATGCGGGACACTCAGGCCAAAACAGATGACTTCGAAGGACTGGTCAATTATCCGATTAACATCGATGGCGTTGAAGTAGGGCTGCTTTTCAGGGAAGTGGATGCGGATACGGTAAAATGCAGCCTGCGCTCGGCCGGCAAGGTGGATGTGTCGAAGCTGGCCAAGGAATTTGGCGGGGGAGGACATGTCAGGGCCGCCGGGACAACGCTCAGAATGCCGCTTGAGCGTGCGGTGGAATCCGTGATCGAGAGAGTAAAAAAGGAGCTGCCGTAA